The following coding sequences lie in one Sesamum indicum cultivar Zhongzhi No. 13 linkage group LG9, S_indicum_v1.0, whole genome shotgun sequence genomic window:
- the LOC105171109 gene encoding zinc finger CCCH domain-containing protein 44-like isoform X2 has protein sequence MENIETLLAAVAQTQGFDDDEPVASTAAEVGLEDSESSPVVRGETSGLQLTGEVSRDARPSAVVDTPPPAQNTAFSAVGHVIGAGERRKRGRPPKGQLAAKPPLPKRNKQEDEEEDVCFICFDGGSLVLCDRKGCPKAYHPACIKRDEAYFKSKAKWTCGWHICSVCRKASHYMCYTCTYSLCKGCRKDADYLCVRGSKGFCSVCMKTIMLIENKDQANNESVQVDFDDKTSWEYLFKVYWVHLKEKLSLTLSELTHAKKSSKDVAAVACKPQLSDVLHTAVDGKVSISYRNTGHLELNKPHVEINLLQSDRLATAVSSIDNHGAKLNRDKVENGQSHSIDTVKQNIDEVADEPSINKATYKPSIEKNEAYPTIVKDSDKPCICTITSSKEPDKPSIDCTTEWASKDVLEFVAHMKNGDTSAISQFDVQTLLFEYIKRHNLQDPRKKSQIICDPRLENLFGKPSVGHTEMLKLLNYHFVIKEDSQKNSLISARFVGSIASDMEVDGNIFDSSTPSNSRKPKTRIRSEERAPQNDLDEYAAIDVHNINLIYLRRNLMEHLIEDKDFNDKVIGSIVRIRISSDDQKPDVYRLVQVLGISKVAEPYIISNRTADVMLEVLNLDNKEVVSMDAISNQEFTKDECRQLRQSIRCGLLKQFTVGEVQKKAMALQPVRIKDLLEAEILRLNHLRDQASEKGRKKELREYIDKLRLLKSPEEHQRRLSEVPEIHADPKMSPDYESEEDARSGEDSTKEYVRPSYSEFHRNGRKPISPHKKGKEEQSIQMHSRLIEKTNASGSTSSDKHMDEVNSSNLAIGGRKDQAMQRSGLDTNTATVCVGNSPPLNNIETENLWHYRDSNGKIQGPFSMMQLRKWSMTALFPPDMRIWTNHEQYDSLLLTDALNGLFHRTSELSHKPSSGSQEHGASAGPSRTDRDSKQTEAAWSNNARILSDNNTGCMRADESGSSWPRCWDLLKDNNSSADNVQVRNLLPSSSSDTYLALPDRGQESDEVKHASQDGVKSSSGLATSRMTSEHELQNQSNNEDPVGLSSEDKLRLLNINLSSDDMESGPVPAPVSKSFDSSNIAVKVDVLDLSIPTPRTAENQQSVSLNVQNSGFLELLSPTPRTNNEDQGGQATETRQSGVTNFAMQNSGPTWSTAPSLLVGGMQIPEVADEWCGYSVTPAKPSVKEWDSGPVSASSSKPPEVSTENVATSISDSHNLTHASPSHPASNMPNWLAIFDEPIEFDALGEESVSDLLAEVDAMESRGALPSPTSAMKFARELMEDCKDDCFSTVEDFSATHDLRRSDALSSTGEIQLTSQSSVPCKPIEPSPIDAFDFFRRSSVHSSASSEGETNAPAYSGDAGSEFHPAAPNTSQEMVGTTMAPAIGSDIMDPGWGNVHGNINLVTVQGNVNLVLGGPAQGIANLSWGSNPGTAWVNPNINCGAINGSLPWDGQRKYAGERFTSPRERGYQGSDSGFGRGRPPWSRQPYGGGGYSRSLPKGQRVCKFFESGHCKKGAHCDYLHP, from the exons ATGGAAAACATTGAGACGTTGTTGGCTGCAGTAGCTCAGACTCAAGgctttgatgatgatgagccTGTTGCTTCTACTGCAGCGGAGGTAGGTTTGGAGGATTCCGAGTCTTCACCGGTGGTTCGGGGAGAAACTAGCGGGTTACAACTGACTGGAGAGGTTTCCCGAGATGCTCGTCCGTCTGCAGTGGTGGATACGCCTCCTCCTGCTCAGAATACGGCATTTTCGGCGGTGGGCCATGTGATCGGCGCCGGAGAGAGGCGGAAGAGAGGACGGCCGCCAAAGGGGCAGCTAGCGGCGAAGCCTCCACTACCGAAGCGGAACAAACAGGAGGATGAGGAGGAGGATGTTTGCTTCATTTGCTTCGATGGGGGTTCTCTTGTACTTTGCGATCGCAA GGGCTGTCCAAAGGCTTACCATCCAGCGTGTATTAAGCGGGACGAAGcatatttcaaatcaaaagcAAAGTGGACTTGCG GTTGGCACATATGTAGTGTATGTCGGAAAGCTTCTCATTATATGTGCTACACTTGCACCTACTCATTGTGCAAGGGATGCAGAAAAGATGCGGATTACTTATGTGTTAGAGGAAGCAAAGGTTTTTGCTCGGTGTGCATGAAAACTATCATGCTGATTGAAAATAAAGACCAAGCAAACAACGAGTCG GTTCAAGTTGATTTCGATGACAAAACTAGCTGGGAGTATCTCTTCAAGGTGTATTGGGTGCACTTGAAAGAGAAGTTATCGTTGACACTGAGTGAGCTCACTCATgctaaaaaatcatcaaaagatGTAGCTGCAGTAGCTTGCAAGCCCCAGTTAAGTGACGTCCTTCATACTGCAGTTGATGGAAAGGTTTCTATTTCATACAGGAATACCGGACATTTGGAGTTGAATAAGCCACATGTAGAGATTAATTTGCTGCAGAGTGATCGGTTAGCGACAGCAGTGTCGAGCATTGATAACCATGGGGCAAAACTAAATAGGGACAAGGTGGAAAATGGGCAAAGTCATAGCATAGACACAGTAAAACAGAACATTGATGAAGTCGCTGATGAGCCAAGTATTAACAAAGCTACTTACAAGCCAAGcattgagaaaaatgaagCCTATCCCACCATTGTCAAAGATAGTGACAAGCCATGCATCTGCACAATAACAAGTAGCAAAGAGCCAGACAAGCCCTCAATTGACTGTACTACTGAATGGGCATCTAAAGACGTCTTGGAGTTTGTTGCACACATGAAGAATGGTGATACATCAGCTATATCTCAATTTGATGTCCAGACACTTTTGTTTGAATACATAAAGAGACACAACCTTCAGGATCCTCGTAAGAAGAGTCAAATCATATGCGATCCAAGGCTcgaaaatttatttggaaagCCAAGTGTAGGTCATACTGAAATGTTAAAGCTTCTCAATTATCACTTTGTCATAAAGGAGGATTCTCAGAAGAATTCTTTAATTTCAGCTCGATTTGTTGGTTCTATTGCAAGTGACATGGAGGTTGAtggaaatatttttgattCATCTACGCCAAGTAACAGTAGAAAGCCAAAAACGCGTATAAGGAGCGAAGAGAGAGCACCCCAGAATGATTTAGATGAATATGCTGCAATTGATGTCCATAACATTAATTTGATCTATTTGCGACGTAACCTGATGGAGCATCTTATTGAGGATAAGGACTTCAATGATAAGGTTATTGGGTCGATTGTGAGAATTAGAATATCAAGTGATGATCAGAAGCCAGATGTTTACCGGCTTGTTCAAGTTTTAG GGATTAGTAAGGTGGCTGAGCCCTATATCATTAGCAACCGGACAGCAGATGTCATGCttgaagttttaaatttagacAACAAAGAGGTTGTATCAATGGATGCCATTTCAAATCAAGAGTTTACCAAG GATGAATGCCGGCAGTTACGTCAAAGCATTAGATGCGGACTTTTGAAACAGTTCACTGTA GGCGAGGTACAAAAGAAAGCTATGGCACTCCAACCAGTCAGGATCAAGGAT TTGCTGGAGGCAGAGATATTGCGGCTAAATCATCTCCGGGATCAAGCTAGCGAGAAGGGGCGTAAGAAAGA GCTTAGAGAATATATAGACAAACTACGGCTGCTAAAATCACCTGAGGAGCACCAGCGCAGACTTTCTGAAGTACCAGAGATACATGCTGATCCAAAAATGAGTCCAGATTATGAATCAGAAGAAGATGCCAGAAGTGGTGAGGACAGTACAAAAG AATATGTGAGGCCAAGCTACTCAGAGTTTCACAGAAATGGAAGGAAGCCTATTTCTCCTCATAAAAAAG GTAAAGAAGAGCAATCCATCCAAATGCACAGTAGACTGATAGAGAAAACAAATGCCAGTGGATCAACTAGTTCAGACAAACACATGGATGAAGTCAACAGCAGTAACTTAGCAATTGGTGGAAGGAAAGATCAAGCCATGCAAAGGTCTGGATTAGACACAAACACTGCAACTGTCTGCGTGGGAAACTCACCACCtttgaataatattgaaaCTGAGAATTTGTGGCACTACCGTGATTCTAATGGTAAGATTCAAGGACCATTTTCCATGATGCAGCTGCGGAAATGGAGCATGACTGCACTATTTCCACCTGATATGAGGATATGGACAAACCATGAGCAATATGACTCATTACTTCTCACTGATGCTCTGAATGGGCTATTCCATAGAACATCAGAGCTGTCACATAAACCTTCTTCAGGGTCACAGGAACATGGGGCTAGTGCGGGTCCTAGCAGGACTGATAGAGATAGTAAACAAACAGAGGCAGCCTGGTCTAATAATGCAAGGATTTTGTCTGACAATAATACTGGGTGTATGAGGGCAGATGAGTCTGGCTCCTCATGGCCACGCTGCTGGGATTTGCTCAAGGATAATAATTCTAGTGCTGACAATGTCCAAGTACGTAATCTGCTTCCTTCATCAAGCTCAGATACGTATTTGGCTCTGCCTGATCGAGGCCAGGAGAGTGATGAGGTCAAACATGCTTCACAAGATGGAGTAAAGAGTTCAAGTGGGCTGGCTACAAGCCGGATGACCAGTGAACATGAACTTCAAAATCAATCTAATAATGAGGACCCAGTAGGCCTATCTTCTGAAGACAAACTGagattgttaaatattaatttgagttCAGATGATATGGAATCTGGGCCTGTTCCTGCACCTGTATCAAAGTCATTTGATTCAAGTAACATAGCTGTGAAAGTAGATGTTTTGGATCTTTCTATTCCTACCCCAAGGACTGCAGAAAATCAGCAGTCTGTCTCTTTGAATGTTCAAAACTCTGGTTTTCTGGAGCTGCTGAGTCCTACTCCAAGAACTAACAACGAAGATCAGGGAGGTCAGGCAACCGAGACCAGGCAATCTGGGGTAACAAATTTTGCTATGCAAAATTCGGGACCAACCTGGAGTACTGCTCCTAGTCTACTGGTGGGTGGCATGCAAATTCCTGAAGTAGCTGATGAATGGTGTGGATATTCCGTTACACCTGCAAAACCATCTGTCAAGGAATGGGATTCTGGTCCTGTTTCTGCATCTTCATCCAAGCCTCCTGAAGTTTCAACTGAGAACGTTGCTACCTCAATTTCAGATAGTCACAACCTTACTCATGCTTCTCCATCCCATCCTGCATCAAATATGCCAAATTGGCTGGCAATTTTTGATGAGCCAATTGAGTTTGATGCTTTGGGTGAGGAATCTGTATCAGATTTGTTGGCCGAAGTTGATGCAATGGAATCGCGAGGGGCCTTGCCTTCACCTACTTCGGCCATGAAGTTTGCTAGGGAGTTGATGGAGGATTGTAAAGATGATTGCTTTAGTACAGTTGAGGATTTCAGTGCTACCCATGATCTTCGAAGAAGTGATGCCTTGAGCTCCACTGGAGAGATACAATTGACTTCCCAGTCCTCAGTGCCATGTAAACCCATTGAGCCATCTCCAATTGatgcttttgatttttttaggaGGTCAAGTGTACATTCATCTGCAAGTAGTGAGGGAGAAACTAATGCACCTGCTTATTCGGGGGATGCTGGTTCAGAATTTCATCCTGCTGCACCAAACACAAGTCAAGAAATGGTTGGGACAACAATGGCTCCCGCCATTGGCTCAGATATTATGGACCCTGGCTGGGGAAATGTGCATGGTAACATTAATCTTGTGACAGTTCAGGGTAATGTTAATCTTGTCTTGGGAGGACCTGCTCAGGGAATTGCAAACCTCAGTTGGGGCTCAAACCCTGGGACCGCCTGGGTAAACCCAAACATAAATTGCGGCGCGATAAATGGGAGTCTACCATGGGATGGCCAACGCAAATACGCAGGTGAAAGGTTTACTAGTCCTAGAGAGCGGGGTTATCAAGGTAGTGACTCAGGATTTGGGAGGGGCAGGCCCCCATGGAGTCGCCAACCATATGGTGGTGGAGGATATTCCAGGTCTCTCCCGAAAGGGCAACGAGTATGTAAATTCTTTGAAAGTGGTCATTGCAAAAAGGGAGCGCACTGCGACTACCTACATCCATAA
- the LOC105171109 gene encoding zinc finger CCCH domain-containing protein 44-like isoform X1, with protein MENIETLLAAVAQTQGFDDDEPVASTAAEVGLEDSESSPVVRGETSGLQLTGEVSRDARPSAVVDTPPPAQNTAFSAVGHVIGAGERRKRGRPPKGQLAAKPPLPKRNKQEDEEEDVCFICFDGGSLVLCDRKGCPKAYHPACIKRDEAYFKSKAKWTCGWHICSVCRKASHYMCYTCTYSLCKGCRKDADYLCVRGSKGFCSVCMKTIMLIENKDQANNESVQVDFDDKTSWEYLFKVYWVHLKEKLSLTLSELTHAKKSSKDVAAVACKPQLSDVLHTAVDGKVSISYRNTGHLELNKPHVEINLLQSDRLATAVSSIDNHGAKLNRDKVENGQSHSIDTVKQNIDEVADEPSINKATYKPSIEKNEAYPTIVKDSDKPCICTITSSKEPDKPSIDCTTEWASKDVLEFVAHMKNGDTSAISQFDVQTLLFEYIKRHNLQDPRKKSQIICDPRLENLFGKPSVGHTEMLKLLNYHFVIKEDSQKNSLISARFVGSIASDMEVDGNIFDSSTPSNSRKPKTRIRSEERAPQNDLDEYAAIDVHNINLIYLRRNLMEHLIEDKDFNDKVIGSIVRIRISSDDQKPDVYRLVQVLGISKVAEPYIISNRTADVMLEVLNLDNKEVVSMDAISNQEFTKDECRQLRQSIRCGLLKQFTVGEVQKKAMALQPVRIKDLLEAEILRLNHLRDQASEKGRKKELREYIDKLRLLKSPEEHQRRLSEVPEIHADPKMSPDYESEEDARSGEDSTKAEYVRPSYSEFHRNGRKPISPHKKGKEEQSIQMHSRLIEKTNASGSTSSDKHMDEVNSSNLAIGGRKDQAMQRSGLDTNTATVCVGNSPPLNNIETENLWHYRDSNGKIQGPFSMMQLRKWSMTALFPPDMRIWTNHEQYDSLLLTDALNGLFHRTSELSHKPSSGSQEHGASAGPSRTDRDSKQTEAAWSNNARILSDNNTGCMRADESGSSWPRCWDLLKDNNSSADNVQVRNLLPSSSSDTYLALPDRGQESDEVKHASQDGVKSSSGLATSRMTSEHELQNQSNNEDPVGLSSEDKLRLLNINLSSDDMESGPVPAPVSKSFDSSNIAVKVDVLDLSIPTPRTAENQQSVSLNVQNSGFLELLSPTPRTNNEDQGGQATETRQSGVTNFAMQNSGPTWSTAPSLLVGGMQIPEVADEWCGYSVTPAKPSVKEWDSGPVSASSSKPPEVSTENVATSISDSHNLTHASPSHPASNMPNWLAIFDEPIEFDALGEESVSDLLAEVDAMESRGALPSPTSAMKFARELMEDCKDDCFSTVEDFSATHDLRRSDALSSTGEIQLTSQSSVPCKPIEPSPIDAFDFFRRSSVHSSASSEGETNAPAYSGDAGSEFHPAAPNTSQEMVGTTMAPAIGSDIMDPGWGNVHGNINLVTVQGNVNLVLGGPAQGIANLSWGSNPGTAWVNPNINCGAINGSLPWDGQRKYAGERFTSPRERGYQGSDSGFGRGRPPWSRQPYGGGGYSRSLPKGQRVCKFFESGHCKKGAHCDYLHP; from the exons ATGGAAAACATTGAGACGTTGTTGGCTGCAGTAGCTCAGACTCAAGgctttgatgatgatgagccTGTTGCTTCTACTGCAGCGGAGGTAGGTTTGGAGGATTCCGAGTCTTCACCGGTGGTTCGGGGAGAAACTAGCGGGTTACAACTGACTGGAGAGGTTTCCCGAGATGCTCGTCCGTCTGCAGTGGTGGATACGCCTCCTCCTGCTCAGAATACGGCATTTTCGGCGGTGGGCCATGTGATCGGCGCCGGAGAGAGGCGGAAGAGAGGACGGCCGCCAAAGGGGCAGCTAGCGGCGAAGCCTCCACTACCGAAGCGGAACAAACAGGAGGATGAGGAGGAGGATGTTTGCTTCATTTGCTTCGATGGGGGTTCTCTTGTACTTTGCGATCGCAA GGGCTGTCCAAAGGCTTACCATCCAGCGTGTATTAAGCGGGACGAAGcatatttcaaatcaaaagcAAAGTGGACTTGCG GTTGGCACATATGTAGTGTATGTCGGAAAGCTTCTCATTATATGTGCTACACTTGCACCTACTCATTGTGCAAGGGATGCAGAAAAGATGCGGATTACTTATGTGTTAGAGGAAGCAAAGGTTTTTGCTCGGTGTGCATGAAAACTATCATGCTGATTGAAAATAAAGACCAAGCAAACAACGAGTCG GTTCAAGTTGATTTCGATGACAAAACTAGCTGGGAGTATCTCTTCAAGGTGTATTGGGTGCACTTGAAAGAGAAGTTATCGTTGACACTGAGTGAGCTCACTCATgctaaaaaatcatcaaaagatGTAGCTGCAGTAGCTTGCAAGCCCCAGTTAAGTGACGTCCTTCATACTGCAGTTGATGGAAAGGTTTCTATTTCATACAGGAATACCGGACATTTGGAGTTGAATAAGCCACATGTAGAGATTAATTTGCTGCAGAGTGATCGGTTAGCGACAGCAGTGTCGAGCATTGATAACCATGGGGCAAAACTAAATAGGGACAAGGTGGAAAATGGGCAAAGTCATAGCATAGACACAGTAAAACAGAACATTGATGAAGTCGCTGATGAGCCAAGTATTAACAAAGCTACTTACAAGCCAAGcattgagaaaaatgaagCCTATCCCACCATTGTCAAAGATAGTGACAAGCCATGCATCTGCACAATAACAAGTAGCAAAGAGCCAGACAAGCCCTCAATTGACTGTACTACTGAATGGGCATCTAAAGACGTCTTGGAGTTTGTTGCACACATGAAGAATGGTGATACATCAGCTATATCTCAATTTGATGTCCAGACACTTTTGTTTGAATACATAAAGAGACACAACCTTCAGGATCCTCGTAAGAAGAGTCAAATCATATGCGATCCAAGGCTcgaaaatttatttggaaagCCAAGTGTAGGTCATACTGAAATGTTAAAGCTTCTCAATTATCACTTTGTCATAAAGGAGGATTCTCAGAAGAATTCTTTAATTTCAGCTCGATTTGTTGGTTCTATTGCAAGTGACATGGAGGTTGAtggaaatatttttgattCATCTACGCCAAGTAACAGTAGAAAGCCAAAAACGCGTATAAGGAGCGAAGAGAGAGCACCCCAGAATGATTTAGATGAATATGCTGCAATTGATGTCCATAACATTAATTTGATCTATTTGCGACGTAACCTGATGGAGCATCTTATTGAGGATAAGGACTTCAATGATAAGGTTATTGGGTCGATTGTGAGAATTAGAATATCAAGTGATGATCAGAAGCCAGATGTTTACCGGCTTGTTCAAGTTTTAG GGATTAGTAAGGTGGCTGAGCCCTATATCATTAGCAACCGGACAGCAGATGTCATGCttgaagttttaaatttagacAACAAAGAGGTTGTATCAATGGATGCCATTTCAAATCAAGAGTTTACCAAG GATGAATGCCGGCAGTTACGTCAAAGCATTAGATGCGGACTTTTGAAACAGTTCACTGTA GGCGAGGTACAAAAGAAAGCTATGGCACTCCAACCAGTCAGGATCAAGGAT TTGCTGGAGGCAGAGATATTGCGGCTAAATCATCTCCGGGATCAAGCTAGCGAGAAGGGGCGTAAGAAAGA GCTTAGAGAATATATAGACAAACTACGGCTGCTAAAATCACCTGAGGAGCACCAGCGCAGACTTTCTGAAGTACCAGAGATACATGCTGATCCAAAAATGAGTCCAGATTATGAATCAGAAGAAGATGCCAGAAGTGGTGAGGACAGTACAAAAG CAGAATATGTGAGGCCAAGCTACTCAGAGTTTCACAGAAATGGAAGGAAGCCTATTTCTCCTCATAAAAAAG GTAAAGAAGAGCAATCCATCCAAATGCACAGTAGACTGATAGAGAAAACAAATGCCAGTGGATCAACTAGTTCAGACAAACACATGGATGAAGTCAACAGCAGTAACTTAGCAATTGGTGGAAGGAAAGATCAAGCCATGCAAAGGTCTGGATTAGACACAAACACTGCAACTGTCTGCGTGGGAAACTCACCACCtttgaataatattgaaaCTGAGAATTTGTGGCACTACCGTGATTCTAATGGTAAGATTCAAGGACCATTTTCCATGATGCAGCTGCGGAAATGGAGCATGACTGCACTATTTCCACCTGATATGAGGATATGGACAAACCATGAGCAATATGACTCATTACTTCTCACTGATGCTCTGAATGGGCTATTCCATAGAACATCAGAGCTGTCACATAAACCTTCTTCAGGGTCACAGGAACATGGGGCTAGTGCGGGTCCTAGCAGGACTGATAGAGATAGTAAACAAACAGAGGCAGCCTGGTCTAATAATGCAAGGATTTTGTCTGACAATAATACTGGGTGTATGAGGGCAGATGAGTCTGGCTCCTCATGGCCACGCTGCTGGGATTTGCTCAAGGATAATAATTCTAGTGCTGACAATGTCCAAGTACGTAATCTGCTTCCTTCATCAAGCTCAGATACGTATTTGGCTCTGCCTGATCGAGGCCAGGAGAGTGATGAGGTCAAACATGCTTCACAAGATGGAGTAAAGAGTTCAAGTGGGCTGGCTACAAGCCGGATGACCAGTGAACATGAACTTCAAAATCAATCTAATAATGAGGACCCAGTAGGCCTATCTTCTGAAGACAAACTGagattgttaaatattaatttgagttCAGATGATATGGAATCTGGGCCTGTTCCTGCACCTGTATCAAAGTCATTTGATTCAAGTAACATAGCTGTGAAAGTAGATGTTTTGGATCTTTCTATTCCTACCCCAAGGACTGCAGAAAATCAGCAGTCTGTCTCTTTGAATGTTCAAAACTCTGGTTTTCTGGAGCTGCTGAGTCCTACTCCAAGAACTAACAACGAAGATCAGGGAGGTCAGGCAACCGAGACCAGGCAATCTGGGGTAACAAATTTTGCTATGCAAAATTCGGGACCAACCTGGAGTACTGCTCCTAGTCTACTGGTGGGTGGCATGCAAATTCCTGAAGTAGCTGATGAATGGTGTGGATATTCCGTTACACCTGCAAAACCATCTGTCAAGGAATGGGATTCTGGTCCTGTTTCTGCATCTTCATCCAAGCCTCCTGAAGTTTCAACTGAGAACGTTGCTACCTCAATTTCAGATAGTCACAACCTTACTCATGCTTCTCCATCCCATCCTGCATCAAATATGCCAAATTGGCTGGCAATTTTTGATGAGCCAATTGAGTTTGATGCTTTGGGTGAGGAATCTGTATCAGATTTGTTGGCCGAAGTTGATGCAATGGAATCGCGAGGGGCCTTGCCTTCACCTACTTCGGCCATGAAGTTTGCTAGGGAGTTGATGGAGGATTGTAAAGATGATTGCTTTAGTACAGTTGAGGATTTCAGTGCTACCCATGATCTTCGAAGAAGTGATGCCTTGAGCTCCACTGGAGAGATACAATTGACTTCCCAGTCCTCAGTGCCATGTAAACCCATTGAGCCATCTCCAATTGatgcttttgatttttttaggaGGTCAAGTGTACATTCATCTGCAAGTAGTGAGGGAGAAACTAATGCACCTGCTTATTCGGGGGATGCTGGTTCAGAATTTCATCCTGCTGCACCAAACACAAGTCAAGAAATGGTTGGGACAACAATGGCTCCCGCCATTGGCTCAGATATTATGGACCCTGGCTGGGGAAATGTGCATGGTAACATTAATCTTGTGACAGTTCAGGGTAATGTTAATCTTGTCTTGGGAGGACCTGCTCAGGGAATTGCAAACCTCAGTTGGGGCTCAAACCCTGGGACCGCCTGGGTAAACCCAAACATAAATTGCGGCGCGATAAATGGGAGTCTACCATGGGATGGCCAACGCAAATACGCAGGTGAAAGGTTTACTAGTCCTAGAGAGCGGGGTTATCAAGGTAGTGACTCAGGATTTGGGAGGGGCAGGCCCCCATGGAGTCGCCAACCATATGGTGGTGGAGGATATTCCAGGTCTCTCCCGAAAGGGCAACGAGTATGTAAATTCTTTGAAAGTGGTCATTGCAAAAAGGGAGCGCACTGCGACTACCTACATCCATAA